One genomic region from Streptomyces sp. Li-HN-5-11 encodes:
- a CDS encoding response regulator transcription factor translates to MTIRVMLVDDQVLLRTGFRMVLAAQPDMEVVAEAGDGVEALRVLRATAVDVVLMDVRMPKLDGVETTRRICSEPDPPKVLILTTFDLDEYAFSGLKAGASGFMLKDVPPGDLLAAIRAVHSGDAVVAPSTTRRLLDRFAPMLPSGGKDPQHKELERLTEREREVMVLVAQGLSNGEIAARLVLSEATVKTHVGRILTKLALRDRVQVVVLAYETGLVRAGGHG, encoded by the coding sequence ATGACGATCCGTGTGATGCTCGTCGACGACCAGGTGCTGCTGCGCACCGGTTTCCGGATGGTGCTCGCCGCCCAGCCGGACATGGAGGTCGTCGCCGAGGCGGGTGACGGCGTCGAGGCCCTCCGGGTGCTGCGCGCCACCGCGGTCGACGTGGTGCTCATGGACGTGCGCATGCCGAAGCTGGACGGCGTGGAGACCACGCGCCGCATCTGCTCCGAGCCCGACCCGCCCAAGGTGCTGATCCTGACCACGTTCGACCTGGACGAGTACGCCTTCTCCGGGCTGAAGGCGGGCGCCTCCGGCTTCATGCTCAAGGACGTGCCGCCCGGCGACCTGCTCGCCGCCATCCGCGCGGTCCACAGCGGCGACGCCGTCGTCGCGCCCTCCACCACCCGCCGCCTGCTCGACCGGTTCGCGCCGATGCTGCCCTCCGGCGGCAAGGACCCCCAGCACAAGGAGCTGGAGCGGCTCACCGAGCGGGAGCGCGAGGTCATGGTGCTGGTCGCGCAGGGCCTGTCGAACGGCGAGATCGCCGCCCGGCTGGTGCTGTCCGAGGCGACCGTGAAGACCCACGTGGGCCGCATCCTGACCAAGCTGGCCCTCAGGGACCGGGTGCAGGTGGTGGTCCTGGCCTACGAGACGGGCCTCGTGCGGGCCGGTGGGCACGGCTGA
- a CDS encoding beta-eliminating lyase-related protein, whose protein sequence is MTDTAEQDTRQEEQLREEERRKRNRERRIGAYRSAERVLARLGFLGTLRERLALLEEAQDLYDLDERSDMYGDGIVEALEGKVAGLLGKPAAAFFPTGTMAQQIALRCWASRTGDPTVALHPLAHPEVHERHAFSQVSGLRPVRLTSEPRLPTADEIHGFDEPFGALMLELPLREAGFVLPSWQELTDVVAAARERDAVVHFDGARLWESTVHFGRPLEEIADLADSVYVSFYKSLGGYGGAALAGPKELIEEARAWRHRYGGNVFQQFPTVLSALAGLERELPRLPGYVRHARVVAAALREGFAAAGLPWTRVHPAEPHTNEFQVWLPYDADLVAEAALRTAEETGTMLFAGAWDARGPGLACTEVSVRAAGLEWTADDVTAAVAEFAERLREDAGKDG, encoded by the coding sequence ATGACCGATACGGCGGAGCAGGACACACGGCAGGAAGAGCAGCTCAGGGAGGAGGAGCGGCGCAAACGGAACCGCGAGCGGCGCATCGGCGCGTACCGGAGCGCGGAGCGCGTGCTCGCGCGCCTGGGGTTCCTGGGAACGCTGCGGGAGCGGCTGGCACTGCTGGAGGAGGCCCAGGACCTGTACGACCTCGACGAGAGGTCGGACATGTACGGCGACGGCATCGTCGAGGCCCTGGAGGGGAAGGTCGCCGGGCTGCTCGGCAAACCGGCCGCGGCCTTCTTCCCGACCGGCACCATGGCCCAGCAGATCGCCCTGCGCTGCTGGGCCTCCCGCACCGGCGACCCGACCGTCGCGCTGCATCCCCTGGCCCATCCCGAGGTGCACGAACGGCATGCCTTCAGCCAGGTCAGCGGCCTGCGTCCGGTACGGCTGACGAGCGAGCCGAGGCTGCCGACCGCCGACGAGATACACGGGTTCGACGAACCCTTCGGGGCACTGATGCTCGAACTGCCGCTGCGGGAGGCGGGTTTCGTGCTGCCCTCCTGGCAGGAGCTCACCGACGTGGTCGCGGCGGCGCGGGAGCGCGACGCGGTGGTGCACTTCGACGGAGCCCGCCTGTGGGAGTCCACGGTCCACTTCGGCCGTCCGCTGGAGGAGATCGCGGACCTGGCCGACAGCGTGTACGTCTCGTTCTACAAGTCACTCGGCGGCTACGGCGGAGCGGCCCTCGCCGGCCCGAAGGAGCTGATCGAGGAGGCCAGAGCCTGGCGGCACCGGTACGGCGGCAACGTCTTCCAGCAGTTCCCCACCGTGCTGTCGGCCCTCGCCGGTCTCGAGCGGGAGCTGCCCCGGCTGCCCGGCTACGTACGGCACGCGCGCGTGGTGGCCGCCGCGCTGCGCGAGGGCTTCGCCGCGGCCGGACTGCCATGGACACGCGTACACCCCGCCGAGCCGCACACCAACGAGTTCCAGGTCTGGCTGCCGTACGACGCCGACCTGGTCGCCGAGGCCGCGCTGCGGACGGCGGAGGAGACGGGGACGATGCTCTTCGCGGGCGCCTGGGACGCCAGGGGTCCGGGCCTCGCCTGCACCGAGGTCTCCGTACGGGCCGCCGGTCTGGAATGGACGGCGGACGACGTCACGGCCGCGGTCGCGGAGTTCGCCGAGCGGCTGAGGGAGGACGCCGGCAAGGACGGCTGA
- a CDS encoding AAA family ATPase: protein MLLWINGPFGGGKTQTAHEIGRRLPGSVVCDPEHAGFGLRRMLPPELRGDFQDLAAWRQGVVEVLDLALTKHDGVVIAPMTVTDSGYFAETVGRLRELGHDVRHFTLLAERETVLKRLRERGFGHLLKYVAGKNAGLGRETWAVQQLDHCLQRLREPEFAEHLWTDHSTVPKTADRIAVLAGLKLTPNGEGAVRTRLRQAGVGIRHIRFD, encoded by the coding sequence ATGCTCCTGTGGATCAACGGCCCCTTCGGGGGCGGCAAGACACAGACCGCACACGAGATCGGACGCCGGCTGCCCGGCAGCGTCGTCTGCGACCCCGAGCACGCCGGCTTCGGTCTGCGTCGCATGCTGCCGCCCGAACTGCGCGGGGACTTCCAGGACCTGGCCGCCTGGCGGCAGGGCGTGGTCGAGGTCCTCGACCTGGCGCTGACCAAGCACGACGGCGTGGTGATCGCCCCCATGACCGTCACCGACTCCGGATACTTCGCCGAGACCGTCGGACGGCTGCGGGAACTGGGCCACGACGTGCGCCACTTCACCCTCCTCGCCGAGCGTGAGACCGTCCTGAAGCGGCTGCGGGAGCGCGGCTTCGGGCACCTCCTCAAGTACGTCGCCGGGAAGAACGCCGGGCTGGGCAGGGAAACCTGGGCCGTCCAGCAGCTCGACCACTGCCTCCAGCGGCTGCGCGAGCCGGAGTTCGCCGAGCACCTGTGGACGGACCACTCGACGGTGCCGAAGACCGCGGACCGGATCGCCGTCCTGGCCGGGCTGAAGCTGACGCCCAACGGCGAGGGCGCCGTACGGACCCGGCTCAGGCAGGCGGGCGTCGGCATCCGGCACATCCGGTTCGACTGA